The following coding sequences are from one Humulus lupulus chromosome X, drHumLupu1.1, whole genome shotgun sequence window:
- the LOC133806515 gene encoding uncharacterized protein LOC133806515, whose translation MGSIEIPVTLGDYTVSVTKMMKFVVAKTIQFLIHLPLMAKPKDGETLYIYLAVSEIAVSSVLIREENGKQQPVYYISKTLLDAETRYNQLEKLALALVTAGRKLRPYFQCHPIVVLTQYPLRAVLHKPELSGRLTKWVVELSKYDITFQPRTAIKSQVLADFIAYFSSDMQIQAEKELLYLEQQSNTTWRLSVDGSSNNKGCRLGIVLTTSTGDVIQRSIRCEFKATNNEAEYEALIAGFDLARELNIKNIEVTSDSQLVVNQLNGTYQAKDSKMTSYLEVVKEKVKHFSEFSIVQVPRLENDHADALANLGSSIQIKNGITIPVVYMQWSAVWKKPEQSTNTIDTQSWMTPIIEYMHHGTLLEDKNESRKLRTKAARFTLSSGRLYKRSFTGPLLRCLNPAEAKYTLTEHMKAIAKTILDQGACVTKPLQLGTIGQQ comes from the coding sequence atgggatccattgaaaTCCCCGTAACTTTGGGAGACTAtacagtctcggtaaccaagatgatgaaGTTCGTGGTGGCCAAGACTATACAGTTTCTGATACATTTACCACTGATGGCCAAGCCTAAAGATGGAGAAACGCTCTACATTTACCTAGCAGTATCAGAAATAGCCGTCAGTTCCGTTCTCATAAGAGAAGAAAATGGTAAGCAACAACCTGTGTATTATATATCTAAAACTTTATTGGATGCAGAAACTAGATACAACCAGCTAGAGAAGCTTGCTCTGGCACTCGTCACAGCAGGACGGAAGCTCAGACCCTATTTCCAGTGTCACCCTATAGTGGTACTCACGCAATATCCACTCCGTGCCGTACTACACAAACCAGAGCTCTCAGGAAGATTGACAAAATGGGTTGTAGAGCTCAGCAAATATGATATCACATTTCAACCAAGGACCGCAATCAAATCTCAGGTATTAGCTGACTTTATTGCATACTTCTCTAGTGATATGCAGATTCAAGCGGAGAAGGAATTGTTATAtttggaacaacaatcaaataccACATGGAGGTTGTCGGTTGATGGGTCAAGCAACAACAAAGGATGCAGACTTGGGATAGTTCTCACAACCTCAACTGGAGACGTTATACAACGATCCATTAGGTGTGAATTCAAAGCTacgaacaatgaagcagaatatgaggcattGATAGCTGGATTCGACTTAGCAAGGGAATTGAATATAAAGAATATCGAAGTCACTTcggactcccagctagtggtcaACCAACTCAATGGAACTTACCAAGCAAAAGACTCAAAAATGACATCATACTTGGAGGTAGTAAAAGAAAAGGTAAAACACTTCAGTGAATTTTCAATTGTTCAAGTTCCTAGATTAGAGAATGACCATGCAGATGCACTCGCAAACTTGGGCTCGTCAATCCAAATTAAGAATGGGATTACAATCCCAGTAGTGTACATGCAATGGTCAGCAGTGTGGAAGAAACCAGAACAATCAACGAACACCATCGACACTCAATCTTGGATGACACCAATTATTGAGTACATGCACCATGGTACTCTACTGGAGGACAAAAATGAGTCAAGAAAGCTAAGGACAAAGGCAGCCAGGTTCACCCTCAGCAGCGGTCGACTGTACAAAAGATCATTCACTGGTCCTTTACTTAGGTGTTTGAATCCAGCCGAGGCAAAGTATACATTGACGGAGCACATGAAGGCGATTGCAAAAACCATTCTGGATCAAGGAGCATGTGTAACAAAGCCCTTACAACTGGGTACTATTGGCCAACAATGA